CTATTCCACAACCATTGTCTTTAACAACAATTGATTGCAATCCACCTTTTTTTATCTCAATATGAATGCACGTAGCACTTGAATCGATGCTATTTTCCATTAATTCTTTTACAACAGATGCTGGATTACATATTACTTCTCCAGCAGAAATATAACTAGATGTAGACAATGGCAAAATTTTAATAAACATAAAACTCTCGAATATGACATCTATCACATCACAAAAAATATAAATATTTTTTTATAAAACAATATAAAAAACATCATTGCAAAAATTATTTTAACAATATTCATTAAATATTTACTTTCATAAAAATATTAAAATAAATACTAATTTCAGATATTATTAACAATGAAGAATCTAAACTACTAATTTTCGACAAAACATATTTAATTCCTTTATTAATAATCATATTTCGAAGTTTTTTTGCTTCAATATCTTTTTCATCGATATAACACAATGCTGCAGCAATTCCTTTCATTAAATTTGCATTAGGTAAATTATATTTAATTGTATCTATCAAAGGACTAATCAATCTGTCATCTTTTTTCAATTTTTGCAAAGGATTTCGTCCTACTCTTTTCAAACTATCAGTTAAATAAATGTTTTTAAATCTAGATAAAATTTTCAAAATATAATTTTTATGTTCGGAATCAGTAAAAAAATTATATTTTCTTATTAATACCATCCCACTTTCTTTCATAGCTCCATAAACAATATTAAATATCAACGGATCTAAAATTGCCTGATATATATTTTTATACCCTATTAACAAACCCAAATATGCAGCAATTGCGTGACCAGTATTTAAAGTAAATAACTTTCTTTCAAAAAACGCATCTAAATGATTACTATATATCATTCCAATTATATTAGGACGATCATGTTTAAATTGTGTGCAATCAACTATCCACTCACTAAATTTTTCTACTTTAACTGACAAATTAATATCATCACTATTGTTTTTATCATTTGGACACACAATTTTATCTACTACTGAATCTACAAAACTAATATTTTTATCTAAATACTTATGATAAATGCCTGGTAATAAAATTTTAATATTTTCTTTTAGTTTAGATGCACAACGAAAAACATTCTCACATGCAATAATAGTAAGAAAAACAAAATCATTAGTTTCTATTTTATATCGAATTAATTTTTCAAAAAATACTACTAATGAATTAATAGCATGAACACCTACCGATATTGTAATTACATTTATTTTTGCTATTTTAAAATAAATATTCGGATCATTTATATAAATAGCTTTAACTTTTTTTACTGTCGTTATGTAACTAAAATTATTTCCTACTACCGTTATATCATATTTCTGATGTCGATTAATAGCATCAACAATAGCTTGATTATTATCTACAAATGTTAAATTAAATCCAGATTTCAGTAATAGTGGACCAATGAAACCACGTCCTATATTTCCTGCACCAAAATGTAGAGCATTCATAAAAATTTCCAAATATAAAAGTTAACAAAACATTAACAAATAAAAACCTTTGTAATTTTAACAAAATAATATCAACTATTAATTATAACTAATATAATAATAATTTATGTTTTTAAATGTTTTTTCTTGAAAAAAGATATAATACATCATCAATATTTTTTGTAATAGATAAACTTTTAATAACGTCATTATTATCCAGTATATTCGTAATATTACTAACAACAGGAATATGCTCATTATTACGTGCTGCAACACCAATAACCAAATGTGCAATGTCTTCAGGATCATCTCCAAATAATATCCCATTAGGAAATTGACAAAATATTATACCAGTATTTAAGATAAAATCTTTAGATTGTATAGTACCATGGGGTAACGCAATAGATTCTCCCAACCATGTAGACATCATTTTTTCACGTTCTAACATAGCTTCAATATATTCTTCTTTAACATATCCTTGATTTACTAATTGGCGTCCGATAAAACGAATTACCTCTTCCTTAGAAGAAGCTATTTGGCCTAAAAAAATATTTTCTTTAGTAAGACTAAAAACATTTTTTTTTGAACTAAAATTATTTTGATTCCGTACCGAAAAATCTAAAATACTGCTATTATTATCTAAATTATTTTCAACTAAATATTTAGATAATTCATTATAAAATGCATTATCTAAAAAACTATTTAAAGACAAATGTTTAGCATTAGAATTTCTTTTTCGAGCTCTATCAGTAAGACTATAATGCGTAATAATTAAATCTACACCAAAATTTGGTATGCTATCAATAGCAGCATTCGATACTGTTATATTAAAAATATTTAAATCATGTATTTTGTTTCTTAAAATTCCAGCAGCAACAGCGCTAGAACCCATTCCTGCATCACATGCAAAAATAATATTTCGTATGCATTTATGACTATCTAAAGAACTTTTAATACATGTTCGATTTTTCTGAAAACTAGAATTAATTAGAAAATTATCTTTTTCAATTTTTGTATTAGAACCTTTTACATAGTGATTTCGATTACTAATCTTTAATAACATGCAAGATACTAAAAAAGAAACCAAAAAAGAAATAATTATTGCTAATAAATTAATTACATACAAACCTTTAGGCGTCATAGCCAATATAGAAATTATTGATCCAGGAGACGCTGCTGAAATAAGACCTCCACGTAATACTATCAATATAAAAATCCCTGTTATGCTGCCTAAAATCAATGCAAGTATTAATCTTGGATTTTTTAAAACATAAGGGAAATATATTTCATGAATACCTCCAAATAATTGAATGACTATGGCTTCCTTTAGAGATTTTTTAATATTATCACAACCAAAAAAAAACCAGGCCATCAAAACACCAATACCAGGTCCAGGATTTGACTCAATAAGAAAAAAAATAGATTTATTAAATTTAACTACTTCCTGTATTCCTAACGGAAATAATACACCATGATTTATAACATTATTTAAAAAAAATATTTTAGCTGGTTCAATCAGTATTGCTATAAACGGTAATAAATGATTATTAATCATTAAATTAACAACATACCCTAAAAAACAAGATAACTTTTCAATCATTGGACCTATACACAAAAACGATATGAACAACAACAAAACACCAAGTATGCCAACTGAGAAATTGTTAACTAACATTTCAAAACCACTTTTAACTTTATACTTACTAATTTTATCAAAATAATAAGTAATCCAACCTCCTATAGGACCAATAATCATAGCTCCTAATAACATAGGAATAGCAGTACTAATAATAGCTCCAACTACTGCTATACTACCTACTATAGCTCCCCTTTTACCATTAATTAAATAACCTCCGGTGTTCGCGATTAAAATAGGAAAAAGGTACACACTTATAGGAGATAAAACTTTTTCTAAAGTTTGATTAGGACACCATCCAGATTTTATAAATAACCCACTAATAATTCCCCATGCAATAAAAACACTAATATTTGGCATTATCATAGCACTTAAAAAACGACCAAGATTCTGCACTTTAACCGTCATAGGCACAGACATACTTTTCTTTCCTTATTTTTAATTTAAACTATTTTAAAATTTTTTATTGAAATTATCTTAAAAAACATTTAAAAATAGTTATAAACTAAAATTATTATGTTTTAATTTTAGCATTTAAAATATTTTAAAATACAAATAACAAAATACCAAACTAGTAATATTTTAAGCAACAAGTCATATCATTAATAGAACAGAAAAACTACAATTAAAACACAAGACTGTTTTTAAAATTATTAAGTAATATAGAATAAAATTTTGTTAAAATTATTTAAAATAACACAAGGTAATAAAAATAAATTAATAAATTTCTTGACTAAACTATCTGAATACATTAAAAAAAACTAAAAATCTTAAAACACTCAAGCTATAACATCTTGATAAAATTAAAACAAAAAACTAAAAAAAATAAAAAACTTACAATTTTACTTTAAATATTATATTATCAATGATATAAACATTAACTAAAATAGAAACAATTAATCACCATCTAATTTGTATAAAAATAAAAAATTAAACTCATGTATTATTACTATGAATTTTATAAAAATTAATTAATCCATTTGTAGACGAATCATATTCATAATTTTTGCTACCTGTTGTGTTCATATTTAAAAATATTTCTTTAGCTAATAATTTTCCTAGCTCAACACCCCATTGATCAAAAGAAAAAATATTAAATATAACTCCTTGCGTAAATACTTTATGTTCATATAAAGCAATCAATATACCTAAATTATAAGGATTTAATTGATCTAACACAATTGAATTACTAGGTTGATTACCTTTGCATACTTTATGAAATGAAATAGATGATAATCTTTCATCAAAAGTTTTTTTATCATTAATATGAACATTACATTTTTGATTAAATTTTCCAAACGCCAAAGCTTGCGTTTGTGCAAAAAAATGAGATAATAAATACTTATGATGATCTTTAAAAGGATGTTTAGGAATAATTGAAATAATAAAGTCAGAAGGTATTAATTTAGTACCTTGATGCAACAATTGATAAAAAGCATGCTGACCGTTAGTACCTGGTTCTCCCCAAATAATTGGACCAGTTTGCCAATTTACAAATTCTCCGCTTCTACAAATATTTTTTCCGTTAGATTCCATATTCATTTGTTGTAAAAAAGAAGAAAAATAATTCATATTCCAATCATAGAAAAATATTGCTTCTGTTTCTGACTTAAAAAAATTATTATACCAAACACCAATTAATGCTAGTAATACTGGGATATTATTATCAAATTTAGTATGTAAATAATGCTGATCCATCATATATGCACCATCTAACAGTTGTTCAAAATTTTTGAAACCAACAGCTAAAACAATAGATAATCCCACAGAAGACCACAATGAAAATCTACCTCCAACCCAATCCCAAAACAAAAAAATATTTTTATATCTAATACCAAAGTTCATAGCCTCTTGAGCATTTGTAGTAACAGCAATAAAATGCTGATCTAAAAATTCATTTTTATTAACAGCATTTAACATCCATTTTTTTGCAGTATTTGCATTTACAATTGTTTCCTGTGTAGTAAATGTTTTAGATACAATTATAAATAAAGTGGATTCTGGGTTAAGTTTTTTTAATACATTAAAAATATTCGCCCCATCAACGTTAGAAACAAAATGAATATTAAGATGATTTCTATAAGAATTTAGTGCTTTTATTACCATTTTAGGACCTAAATCTGATCCACCAATACCAATATTAACTATATCTGTAATATATTTTCCAGTATATCCTAACCATTTTCGATTAATAACTAAATTAGAAAAATGTTTCATTTTTTCTAATACTTTATTTATATCGAACATAATATTGCAACCATTATGAATGATTGAACTATTACTACGATTTCTTAACGCTGTATGCAAAACAGCACGATTTTCTGTTTCATTAATTATTTTTCCGCTAAACATAGATTTAATGGAATTATTTAAATCCATTTCATTAGCTAATTTTAGCAATAATTTAATGGTAAAACTAGTAATTCTGTTTTTTGAATAATCCACTAAAATTCTATTATCAAATTTTAGTGAAAATTTTTTAAATCTATTTTTATCTTTTTTAAATAATTCTTTTATATGAAAACTTTTTATTTCATAAAAATGATTTTGTAACATTTTCCAAGATTCTGTATTATTAGGATTAATTTTTTTCATATAGTAATGTTCTTTTATTTTGTATTACAATTCACAATTGTTAACATTTTTATAAAAATTTTACGAAAATAAAAATTTTTAAAAATCTCTTCTGCAATTAATAATTATTAACAAATATATAATCTATATTTAAAATATAAAATTAGCCAGATTCATAATTAACATGAATTTAAAAAAATATATTTTAAATGAATTCTTAAATCCACATTTACAAACATATACAACAAAAATCGTTATTAATTTAGATAAACTATTTCATAGTTATTATAAATATAAATAAACCAAAAATTTCTAATTACTAAAAAAATACATCCATTACATAAAAATTAATTAGTTAGTTAAAATAATTTAATATTTAAAATAATATATTTAAAAAATTATTTTGTTTTAAATACGTAAAAATTTTTATAAAATTATTTTTTAAAAAGATAGAATCTCTATTTACTAAAAATTTTATTCTTAATGCCAAAAACTATTTTTCTGATTGTATAACAAAAAACATAAAATAATGTAATATGAATTAAACATTTTTATAACACAAAACAAAACATATACTAAAATTATAATCATTGATTTAATATAAATAAGATACAAAATAATTTAACTTAATCAATCAATTAATATAATTATGTAAAGAAAACATACAATAAAATATTCACATGAGCAAAACATGAATACTGACATAAAAAATTTAATATGGATTGATTTGGAAATGACTGGATTAAATCCAAATATACATAAAATCATTGAAATTGCTACCTTGATAACAGATAAAAATTTAAAAATTTTATCTTATGGGCCAGTAATTGCTATTTATCAAAATAATCATCAATTAAGTTTTATGGATCCATGGAACAATAAAATGCATACAAAAAATGGACTAATCACTCGAATTAAAAATAGCTTATACACCGAACATTTAGCAGAAATAAAAACAATTACTTTCTTGAAAAAATGGGTACCAAAAAATACTTCTCCTATGTGCGGAAATAGTATAAGTACTGATAGACAATTTTTATTTAAATACATGCCAACTTTAGAAAAGTACTTTCACTATAGACAAATTGATGTCAGTACTATCAAAGAATTAGCATTACGTTGGAAACCTAAAATATATAATAAACTTAAAAAAAAAACACTCATCAAGCATTAAACGACCTATATGAATCAGTTTGCGAGTTATTATTTTATCGAAAAAATTTTTTTAAAACATAAAATATTCACACCTAAAATATAAACTAAAATACTAATTAAAACTTGCAAAAAAAAAAAAAATGTATATAATTAATTATATTTTTATGCGGGAATAGCTCAGTTGGTAGAGTACAACCTTGCCAAGGTTGGG
Above is a window of Buchnera aphidicola str. Bp (Baizongia pistaciae) DNA encoding:
- a CDS encoding mannitol-1-phosphate 5-dehydrogenase — protein: MNALHFGAGNIGRGFIGPLLLKSGFNLTFVDNNQAIVDAINRHQKYDITVVGNNFSYITTVKKVKAIYINDPNIYFKIAKINVITISVGVHAINSLVVFFEKLIRYKIETNDFVFLTIIACENVFRCASKLKENIKILLPGIYHKYLDKNISFVDSVVDKIVCPNDKNNSDDINLSVKVEKFSEWIVDCTQFKHDRPNIIGMIYSNHLDAFFERKLFTLNTGHAIAAYLGLLIGYKNIYQAILDPLIFNIVYGAMKESGMVLIRKYNFFTDSEHKNYILKILSRFKNIYLTDSLKRVGRNPLQKLKKDDRLISPLIDTIKYNLPNANLMKGIAAALCYIDEKDIEAKKLRNMIINKGIKYVLSKISSLDSSLLIISEISIYFNIFMKVNI
- a CDS encoding PTS mannitol transporter subunit IICBA, translating into MSVPMTVKVQNLGRFLSAMIMPNISVFIAWGIISGLFIKSGWCPNQTLEKVLSPISVYLFPILIANTGGYLINGKRGAIVGSIAVVGAIISTAIPMLLGAMIIGPIGGWITYYFDKISKYKVKSGFEMLVNNFSVGILGVLLLFISFLCIGPMIEKLSCFLGYVVNLMINNHLLPFIAILIEPAKIFFLNNVINHGVLFPLGIQEVVKFNKSIFFLIESNPGPGIGVLMAWFFFGCDNIKKSLKEAIVIQLFGGIHEIYFPYVLKNPRLILALILGSITGIFILIVLRGGLISAASPGSIISILAMTPKGLYVINLLAIIISFLVSFLVSCMLLKISNRNHYVKGSNTKIEKDNFLINSSFQKNRTCIKSSLDSHKCIRNIIFACDAGMGSSAVAAGILRNKIHDLNIFNITVSNAAIDSIPNFGVDLIITHYSLTDRARKRNSNAKHLSLNSFLDNAFYNELSKYLVENNLDNNSSILDFSVRNQNNFSSKKNVFSLTKENIFLGQIASSKEEVIRFIGRQLVNQGYVKEEYIEAMLEREKMMSTWLGESIALPHGTIQSKDFILNTGIIFCQFPNGILFGDDPEDIAHLVIGVAARNNEHIPVVSNITNILDNNDVIKSLSITKNIDDVLYLFSRKNI
- the pgi gene encoding glucose-6-phosphate isomerase, translating into MKKINPNNTESWKMLQNHFYEIKSFHIKELFKKDKNRFKKFSLKFDNRILVDYSKNRITSFTIKLLLKLANEMDLNNSIKSMFSGKIINETENRAVLHTALRNRSNSSIIHNGCNIMFDINKVLEKMKHFSNLVINRKWLGYTGKYITDIVNIGIGGSDLGPKMVIKALNSYRNHLNIHFVSNVDGANIFNVLKKLNPESTLFIIVSKTFTTQETIVNANTAKKWMLNAVNKNEFLDQHFIAVTTNAQEAMNFGIRYKNIFLFWDWVGGRFSLWSSVGLSIVLAVGFKNFEQLLDGAYMMDQHYLHTKFDNNIPVLLALIGVWYNNFFKSETEAIFFYDWNMNYFSSFLQQMNMESNGKNICRSGEFVNWQTGPIIWGEPGTNGQHAFYQLLHQGTKLIPSDFIISIIPKHPFKDHHKYLLSHFFAQTQALAFGKFNQKCNVHINDKKTFDERLSSISFHKVCKGNQPSNSIVLDQLNPYNLGILIALYEHKVFTQGVIFNIFSFDQWGVELGKLLAKEIFLNMNTTGSKNYEYDSSTNGLINFYKIHSNNT